A genomic stretch from Carassius auratus strain Wakin chromosome 35, ASM336829v1, whole genome shotgun sequence includes:
- the LOC113053906 gene encoding collagenase 3-like, giving the protein MQKFFRLKVTGKLDKETLEVMKKPRCGVPDVAAYSTFAGKPKWQSKQVTYRIVNYTPDMSTAEVDQSIKKALQVWADVTPLRFTRITKGIADIMISFATREHGDGEPFDGPLGTLAHAFKPFPGIGGDAHFDDDESFTFRSSKGHVLFLVAAHEFGHSLGLSHSDVPGALMFPTYSFTDPDRFSLPSDDIRGIQSLYGKPDSEPANTPCHLVWDAVTTFKGETMFFKDSVLWRISPSRSADQLPIKSFWPNAPDNIDAAYEDPVQDKLFLFKGKQVWAFNDKNLEPGYPKPLSSFGLPASVTKVDAAVHNKNSGKTLLFFDIYYYSYDEREERMDRGNPKRVENGFPGFTGEVTAAHMSNNNIYLYSGANLYEFSSSNRNLLRLLKSDYFLPCQGP; this is encoded by the exons ATGCAGAAGTTTTTCAGGCTTAAGGTCACTGGGAAGCTGGACAAAGAAACACTGGAGGTGATGAAGAAGCCCCGCTGTGGAGTTCCAGATGTAGCTGCGTACTCCACATTTGCAGGCAAACCCAAATGGCAGTCCAAACAGGTCACCTACAG AATCGTGAACTACACCCCTGACATGTCAACTGCAGAAGTTGATCAATCCATAAAGAAAGCGCTGCAGGTCTGGGCCGATGTCACTCCTCTGAGATTCACTCGTATTACCAAAGGCATAGCTGACATCATGATCTCCTTTGCTACAAGGG AGCATGGCGATGGTGAGCCATTTGATGGACCACTAGGCACATTGGCTCATGCGTTTAAACCTTTTCCTGGAATTGGTGGAGATGCACATTTCGATGATGATGAGTCTTTCACATTCCGCTCATCtaaag GTCATGTCCTGTTCCTGGTGGCCGCCCATGAGTTTGGTCACTCTTTGGGTCTTTCTCATTCTGACGTTCCCGGCGCTCTGATGTTTCCCACATACAGCTTTACTGATCCGGATCGTTTCTCTCTGCCCAGTGATGACATCAGAGGGATTCAGTCGCTCTATG GTAAACCTGATTCAGAACCAGCAAATACTCCTTGTCACCTGGTCTGGGATGCAGTGACGACTTTTAAGGGAGAAACAATGTTTTTTAAGGATAG CGTTCTCTGGCGTATATCTCCGAGCAGAAGTGCAGATCAACTTCCCATAAAAAGTTTCTGGCCCAATGCCCCAGATAATATAGATGCTGCTTATGAGGATCCAGTGCAAGATAAACTTTTCCTATTCAAAG gtaAACAAGTCTGGGCATTTAATGACAAAAATCTTGAGCCAGGCTATCCTAAACCTCTCAGCAGCTTTGGTCTGCCAGCATCTGTGACAAAAGTTGATGCTGCCGTCCACAACAAGAACTCAGGAAAAACACTGCTCTTCTTTGACATATATTACTACAG CTATgatgagagagaagagaggatgGACAGAGGGAATCCCAAACGAGTGGAAAATGGATTTCCAGGGTTTACTGGAGAGGTTACAGCAGCCCACATGTCCAACA ATAACATTTATCTCTACAGCGGAGCAAATTTGTATGAGTTCAGCTCAAGCAACAGAAATCTCCTTCGTTTGCTGAAGAGCGATTACTTCCTGCCCTGTCAGGGTCCCTGA
- the LOC113054505 gene encoding collagenase 3-like: MKSYYKLGVLITLVVSAYTSPIAPLAGKDRDSIAKDYLTKLYGLPKQSSPDSEKRASSEMNQRLKEMQQFFRLKVTGKLDDETLEVMKKPRCGVPDVAAYSTFQGNYKWKKHALTYRIENYTPDMSVAEVDDSIKRALQVWADVTPLRFSRVNRGTADIMISFAVGDHQDGYPFDGPDGFLAHAFPPFEGLGGDAHFDDDEKFSFRSPEGYNLFLVAAHEFGHSLGLDHSQDPGALMFPTYVYRDIDTFALPKDDVNGIQSLYGPNPDIDTVNPKPTPPGTPNKCDPKLVLDAVTMLRGELMFFKSRFFWRSYPLSATVELHLIKGFWPEIPDNIDAAFESPLEDKVFIIRGDKVWALYGYDMVQGYPKSLSMFSFPSNVKKIDAVLYDETSYKILFFVKNEIYSYNEEQRKMETGFPKPVQDIFSGMTGKVTAAFQYKGFNYLFSGPNLFEFGAHNNKLMRVLNNNYFLPC, translated from the exons ATGAAGAGCTACTACAAGCTGGGTGTTCTAATCACCTTGGTGGTCTCTGCTTACACCAGCCCTATAGCGCCACTTGCTGGCAAAGACAGAGATAGCATTGCAAAG gATTACCTGACTAAATTGTATGGCCTGCCAAAGCAGTCCTCTCCTGATTCTGAAAAACGTGCATCAAGTGAAATGAATCAGAGGTTGAAAGAGATGCAGCAGTTCTTTAGACTCAAGGTAACAGGGAAGCTGGATGATGAGACGCTGGAGGTGATGAAGAAGCCACGCTGCGGGGTTCCAGATGTTGCGGCGTACTCCACTTTCCAAGGGAACTACAAGTGGAAAAAACATGCTCTGACCTACAG GATTGAGAACTACACCCCTGACATGTCTGTAGCAGAGGTGGATGATTCCATCAAAAGGGCCCTGCAAGTGTGGGCAGATGTCACTCCTCTGAGATTCAGCCGTGTCAACAGGGGGACAGCCGACATCATGATCTCCTTTGCTGTTGGAG ATCATCAGGATGGTTACCCCTTTGACGGTCCAGATGGTTTTCTGGCTCACGCTTTCCCTCCATTTGAAGGCCTCGGTGGTGATGCCCATTTTGACGATGACGAGAAGTTTTCCTTCAGATCTCCTGAAG GCTACAATTTGTTCCTGGTGGCTGCCCATGAGTTCGGACACTCTCTAGGGCTCGACCATTCCCAGGATCCGGGTGCACTGATGTTTCCCACCTACGTTTACAGAGACATCGATACTTTTGCCCTCCCTAAAGACGATGTCAATGGAATCCAGTCTCTTTATG gcCCAAACCCTGATATCGATACCGTAAATCCAAAACCCACACCACCAGGAACCCCAAACAAATGTGATCCCAAACTGGTCCTAGATGCTGTCACCATGCTCCGTGGAGAGCTCATGTTCTTCAAGAGCCG CTTCTTCTGGCGCAGTTATCCTCTGAGTGCAACCGTTGAACTTCATCTCATCAAAGGCTTCTGGCCTGAGATTCCAGATAATATTGATGCAGCTTTCGAAAGTCCTTTGGAGGACAAAGTCTTCATTATCAGAG GTGACAAGGTGTGGGCTCTCTATGGCTATGATATGGTACAGGGGTATCCAAAAAGTCTCAGCATGTTCAGTTTCCCAAGTAACGTGAAGAAAATCGACGCAGTCCTCTACGATGAGACAAGCTACAAAATCCTGTTTTTCGTTAAAAACGAGATTTATAG ttATAATGAAGAACAGCGCAAAATGGAGACTGGTTTTCCTAAACCGGTGCAAGACATTTTCTCTGGAATGACAGGGAAGGTGACCGCAGCCTTCCAGTATAAAG GTTTCAACTATCTCTTCAGTGGACCAAATTTGTTTGAGTTTGGTGCCCACAACAACAAGCTGATGCGTGTTCTCAACAACAATTATTTCCTGCCCTGTTAG